A genomic region of Candidatus Eisenbacteria bacterium contains the following coding sequences:
- a CDS encoding protein kinase, which translates to MSDHDRPSESGDLSVAEWRLLRDLYGELIKLPRAERAAFVDRALAGQPGLRRRMEALLESAESMGSFLAPARPEGAGEAPEPGSLVGPYRIVRPLGQGGFGIVYLAEQDRPIRRQVALKLIKPGMDTRLVIARFESERQALALMDHPAIARVYDAGEAKSGRPYFAMEYFPGLPITAYCDAERLRLRERLELFAAVCDAVQHAHQRGVVHRDLKPSNLLVARGERGTTLKVIDFGIGKAIVDTADDRSQMTREGMVLGTLGYMSPEQAGAIRAHVDTRSDIYSLGVVLYELLVGELPFDRARLQNAEWSEAIRIIREEEPPGLAVRFDRGATAELADRRASDERTLRRQLRGELEWITLRALEKEPDRRYASASELAADVRRYLSNEPVLARAPSAAYRLRKFARRHRVGVAAAALVMLAIVAGGIAATIGLTRAVRAERAAGRESAAARQVSDFLVELFAAAGPDRARGQSLTAPMLLDEGTRRIRSTPLDDTVVRARLLTAMGTAHLNIALDDQGLTLLREALALVDSGPAPETRLVVRQLYELAHGLRVAGRRHDPEISALMDRALGTLERSRDPDPDLVARCLRVKGQWLNDRGDSKQADSVLAKAMALVESTVRPDTFELISLNASRGHIARNDGRYADQESFYRRALSLSEASRRWPSWTVNLHQRMAEFYGGRNDTARAVAHADAGVALARGIYPPDHPGIAGALDGKVEALISLGRYRDAIAAGEEAVAILRKSGREPDLAIPLNTLGILHLAVGNVAAAVSRSEESWRIRAGLYGLHSLRTAEVQMNLARALASAGHTARAESAFRQVIATFDREDPANVLNAEACGSYASVLRDAGRFAAADRMYERAEGLLDSSDAGRRRSRAVYVAERGYLRSLEQRHADAEAMLARAIRLWRGDSGETGPDLATITLTWAAVRVRGGNLAGAREKLREARLWGATGDAISRYEELAPLLSPPG; encoded by the coding sequence ATGTCCGATCACGACCGACCGTCCGAGTCAGGCGACCTCAGCGTTGCGGAGTGGCGCCTCCTGCGCGACCTCTACGGCGAGCTGATCAAGCTGCCGAGGGCCGAGCGCGCCGCATTCGTCGATCGCGCGCTGGCCGGACAGCCCGGGCTCCGGCGGCGGATGGAAGCACTCCTCGAGAGCGCCGAGTCCATGGGCTCTTTCCTCGCGCCGGCGCGGCCCGAGGGCGCGGGCGAGGCTCCCGAGCCCGGAAGCCTCGTCGGTCCGTATCGAATCGTCCGCCCGCTGGGTCAGGGCGGATTCGGCATCGTGTACCTGGCCGAGCAGGATCGTCCGATCCGCCGCCAGGTCGCCCTCAAGCTCATCAAGCCGGGCATGGACACCCGCCTGGTCATCGCGCGTTTCGAGAGCGAGCGCCAGGCGCTCGCCCTCATGGACCATCCCGCGATCGCGCGGGTGTACGACGCGGGCGAGGCGAAGTCGGGACGCCCGTACTTCGCGATGGAGTACTTCCCGGGGCTTCCGATCACCGCCTACTGCGATGCCGAGCGATTGCGGCTGCGGGAGCGGCTCGAGCTGTTCGCCGCGGTCTGCGATGCCGTCCAGCATGCGCACCAGCGCGGCGTCGTCCACCGGGATCTCAAGCCCTCGAACCTGCTCGTGGCGCGCGGTGAGCGCGGAACGACGCTCAAGGTGATCGATTTCGGAATCGGAAAGGCGATCGTTGACACGGCCGACGACCGGAGCCAGATGACGCGTGAGGGCATGGTGCTCGGCACGCTCGGCTACATGAGCCCGGAGCAGGCGGGCGCGATTCGCGCGCACGTGGACACGCGCTCGGACATCTACTCGCTGGGTGTCGTCCTGTACGAGCTGCTCGTGGGCGAACTTCCGTTCGATCGAGCGCGCCTGCAGAACGCCGAATGGAGCGAAGCGATCCGCATCATTCGCGAGGAGGAGCCGCCGGGCCTCGCGGTCCGGTTCGATCGCGGCGCCACCGCGGAGCTGGCCGATCGTCGGGCCTCGGACGAACGCACGCTGCGCCGCCAGCTTCGGGGCGAGCTGGAGTGGATCACGCTGCGCGCGCTGGAGAAGGAACCGGACCGGCGCTACGCCTCGGCGTCCGAACTGGCGGCGGACGTGCGCCGGTACCTCTCCAACGAGCCGGTCCTGGCGCGTGCGCCGAGCGCGGCCTACCGCCTGCGCAAGTTCGCGCGTCGCCACAGGGTGGGCGTGGCGGCGGCGGCGCTGGTGATGCTCGCGATCGTGGCCGGCGGGATCGCGGCGACCATCGGCCTGACGCGGGCGGTGCGCGCCGAACGCGCCGCCGGGCGCGAGTCCGCGGCGGCGAGGCAGGTTTCGGATTTCCTCGTCGAGCTGTTCGCGGCGGCGGGTCCCGATCGGGCGCGCGGACAGTCGCTGACCGCGCCCATGCTGCTCGACGAGGGCACCCGGCGCATCCGCAGCACGCCACTGGACGACACGGTGGTCCGGGCGAGGCTGCTGACCGCGATGGGCACCGCGCACCTCAACATCGCGCTCGACGATCAGGGCCTGACGCTCCTGCGGGAGGCGCTCGCACTGGTGGACTCGGGCCCGGCGCCCGAGACGCGACTCGTGGTCCGTCAGCTCTACGAACTGGCCCATGGACTCCGCGTGGCGGGCCGCAGGCACGACCCTGAAATCAGCGCGCTGATGGATCGCGCGCTCGGGACGCTCGAGCGGTCGCGCGACCCTGACCCGGACCTCGTGGCCCGGTGCCTGCGGGTCAAGGGGCAGTGGCTCAACGACCGGGGCGACTCGAAGCAGGCCGACTCCGTCCTCGCGAAGGCGATGGCACTCGTGGAGTCCACCGTTCGTCCCGACACGTTCGAGCTGATCAGCCTGAACGCCTCGCGCGGCCACATCGCCCGCAACGATGGTCGTTACGCCGATCAGGAAAGCTTCTACCGGCGCGCCCTTTCATTGTCCGAGGCGAGCCGTCGCTGGCCGAGTTGGACCGTGAACCTCCACCAGCGAATGGCCGAGTTCTACGGTGGGCGCAACGACACGGCGCGGGCCGTCGCTCACGCCGACGCCGGCGTCGCACTCGCGCGTGGGATCTACCCACCGGACCACCCCGGGATCGCCGGCGCACTCGATGGCAAGGTCGAGGCGCTCATCAGTCTCGGACGCTATCGCGATGCGATCGCGGCCGGAGAGGAGGCGGTGGCGATACTCAGGAAGTCCGGCCGGGAACCTGATCTGGCGATTCCGCTCAACACGCTCGGCATCCTGCACCTCGCGGTTGGAAATGTCGCCGCCGCCGTCTCGCGCTCGGAGGAGTCCTGGCGCATCCGAGCGGGACTCTACGGCCTCCACAGTCTGCGCACGGCCGAGGTCCAGATGAACCTGGCACGGGCCCTCGCCAGCGCGGGCCACACGGCCCGTGCGGAGTCGGCGTTCCGCCAGGTGATCGCGACCTTCGATCGCGAGGATCCGGCCAACGTCCTCAACGCGGAGGCCTGCGGCAGCTACGCGAGCGTGCTGCGCGACGCGGGCCGCTTCGCGGCGGCCGATCGCATGTACGAAAGGGCCGAGGGCCTGCTGGATTCGTCCGACGCGGGACGCCGGCGCTCGCGAGCCGTGTACGTCGCCGAACGTGGCTACCTGAGGTCGCTCGAGCAACGGCACGCCGATGCCGAGGCGATGCTGGCGCGTGCGATCCGGCTCTGGCGAGGCGACTCCGGCGAGACCGGGCCCGACCTTGCGACGATCACCCTGACGTGGGCCGCGGTCCGGGTTCGTGGCGGCAATCTGGCGGGCGCGAGGGAAAAGCTTCGCGAAGCGCGACTGTGGGGAGCGACCGGGGACGCGATCTCTCGCTACGAGGAGCTGGCCCCGCTCCTGTCACCTCCGGGATAG
- a CDS encoding sigma-70 family RNA polymerase sigma factor: MDEKERDEPGGSDAFFAQVYDELRAIAHSRMLRERQGQTLQSTELVHEAYLRLSHGDPAWRNRGHFFAAAAEAMRRILIERARARGRVKRGGDEAGRPPKKVPLDLPQVAELADDRDPEAVLVLDRAIERLARIDERAAQVVRLRFYAGLSVEEVAGVLDTSKSTVLRDWEFARVWLYSESGRAEDEAAGA; this comes from the coding sequence ATGGATGAGAAAGAGCGTGACGAGCCCGGGGGTTCGGACGCCTTCTTCGCGCAGGTCTACGACGAGCTGCGGGCGATCGCGCATTCGCGAATGCTGCGGGAACGGCAGGGGCAGACGCTGCAATCCACCGAGCTCGTGCACGAGGCCTACTTGCGGCTGTCCCACGGCGATCCGGCGTGGCGGAACCGCGGCCACTTCTTCGCCGCCGCCGCCGAGGCGATGCGCCGCATTCTCATCGAGCGCGCGCGGGCGCGCGGGCGCGTGAAGCGGGGAGGGGACGAGGCCGGGCGGCCCCCGAAGAAGGTCCCGCTGGACCTGCCGCAGGTCGCCGAACTGGCCGACGATCGCGATCCGGAGGCCGTGCTGGTGCTGGATCGGGCGATCGAGCGTCTCGCGCGGATCGACGAGCGGGCCGCGCAGGTGGTCAGGCTGCGCTTCTACGCGGGGCTCAGCGTGGAGGAGGTGGCCGGAGTGCTCGACACCTCGAAGAGCACGGTCCTCCGTGACTGGGAGTTCGCGCGAGTCTGGCTCTACTCGGAATCCGGACGAGCGGAGGACGAGGCGGCGGGAGCGTAG
- a CDS encoding MOSC domain-containing protein, translating into MSAGTIVSVRTGRARERARPDWDRHADRTWRSAYGKDEREGPVRVTALGLEGDEQADLAVHGGPQQAVLAYAAAHYPKWREVPGLEAMGPGGLGENLTVEGFDESGVCIGDVFEAGDVTLQVSQPRGPCAGISRWWNEPRMVALATESIRIGWYHRVVREGSLARGDTYRLIERPNPSLSVARVFRLRAGLERDPAAAAAIARCPDLSPEWQGHLTGVASKG; encoded by the coding sequence GTGAGCGCGGGAACCATCGTCTCGGTTCGCACCGGCCGCGCGCGCGAGCGGGCGCGCCCGGACTGGGACCGGCACGCGGACCGCACCTGGCGTTCGGCCTACGGCAAGGACGAGCGCGAGGGTCCCGTGCGCGTGACCGCCCTCGGTCTCGAGGGCGACGAGCAGGCCGACCTGGCCGTGCACGGGGGCCCGCAACAGGCGGTGCTCGCCTACGCGGCCGCGCACTACCCGAAATGGCGCGAGGTCCCGGGACTCGAGGCGATGGGCCCGGGCGGCCTGGGCGAGAACCTCACCGTCGAAGGCTTCGACGAATCCGGTGTGTGCATCGGCGACGTCTTCGAAGCCGGCGACGTGACGCTTCAGGTCTCACAGCCGCGCGGCCCGTGCGCCGGCATCTCGCGCTGGTGGAACGAGCCGCGCATGGTCGCGCTCGCGACCGAAAGCATTCGCATCGGTTGGTACCACCGGGTCGTGCGCGAGGGATCGTTGGCCCGCGGCGACACGTACCGTCTGATCGAGAGGCCGAATCCGTCGTTGAGCGTGGCGCGTGTCTTCCGGCTGCGCGCCGGACTCGAGCGCGACCCGGCCGCCGCCGCGGCGATCGCGCGCTGCCCGGATCTCTCGCCCGAGTGGCAGGGACACCTGACCGGGGTGGCGAGCAAGGGCTGA
- a CDS encoding lysophospholipase, with protein MNPANGDVPAIGIEVRVDRATVLPGRVWCAERPRAVIAVVHGLGDHSGRYAAFASDMVRARCTVVALDLPGHGEAPGPRGDMPSWVAVREQVLPAMFTAPRGLPDQPADLPRILLGHSMGAVLALDYALAHPRELLALVVSAPALRIPAPPWWKLTLANVARATAPSTGFANGLDPDGLSSDPEVVKAYREDPRVHDRISPRLYFAFNEARQRCLREARTLQVPTLILQGMADRIVDPKGALEFAGACPHGMMRFVTLKDVRHEPFNDTGREAVIRDLAAWLDAVLVV; from the coding sequence ATGAATCCCGCCAACGGCGACGTTCCCGCGATCGGCATCGAGGTCCGGGTGGATCGGGCGACGGTCCTGCCCGGCCGCGTCTGGTGCGCCGAGCGCCCGCGCGCGGTGATCGCCGTCGTGCACGGGCTGGGAGATCACAGCGGCCGCTACGCGGCGTTCGCCTCCGACATGGTGCGCGCCCGCTGCACGGTCGTCGCGCTCGACCTGCCCGGCCATGGCGAGGCGCCCGGCCCGCGCGGCGACATGCCCTCCTGGGTCGCCGTCCGCGAACAGGTGCTGCCGGCCATGTTTACCGCCCCGCGCGGCTTGCCGGACCAGCCGGCCGACCTGCCGCGCATCCTGCTCGGGCACAGCATGGGGGCGGTGCTCGCCCTCGACTACGCGCTCGCCCACCCGCGCGAACTGCTCGCCCTGGTGGTGAGCGCGCCCGCGCTGCGCATTCCCGCCCCTCCCTGGTGGAAGCTCACGCTCGCGAACGTCGCGCGCGCCACCGCGCCGAGCACGGGGTTCGCGAACGGTCTCGACCCCGACGGACTCTCGAGCGATCCCGAGGTGGTGAAGGCCTATCGCGAGGATCCACGCGTGCACGACCGAATCAGCCCGCGCCTTTACTTCGCGTTCAACGAGGCGCGCCAGCGCTGCCTGCGGGAGGCGCGCACGCTGCAGGTGCCGACGCTGATCCTGCAGGGCATGGCCGATCGGATCGTGGACCCGAAGGGCGCGCTCGAGTTCGCGGGCGCCTGCCCGCACGGCATGATGCGCTTCGTGACGCTCAAGGACGTCCGTCACGAGCCCTTCAACGACACCGGGCGCGAGGCGGTGATCCGCGACCTCGCCGCCTGGCTCGACGCGGTGCTGGTGGTGTGA
- a CDS encoding type III secretion system chaperone: protein MTTQAMGKLLDSYLTDLEGQPGFWRGVRNEVPVFVFSDDEHDRMRIMSPIGVVEELEPDLLHVLLQANYDRALDARYAMRNNELWSMVVHPLATLATDDLPAMFDQVTTLVKNTGSTFASTELVFRSFPADQIVIETEDDEDDEDEDGDGAGDDSPEDDDLDEDEGQGKGGSGSR from the coding sequence ATGACGACTCAGGCGATGGGCAAGCTCCTCGATTCGTACCTCACCGACCTCGAAGGCCAGCCGGGCTTCTGGCGGGGCGTGCGCAACGAAGTGCCCGTTTTCGTCTTCAGCGACGACGAGCACGACCGCATGCGCATCATGTCGCCCATCGGCGTGGTCGAGGAGCTCGAGCCGGACCTGCTGCACGTGCTGCTGCAGGCCAACTACGACCGCGCCCTGGACGCCCGCTACGCGATGCGCAACAACGAACTGTGGTCCATGGTCGTGCACCCGCTCGCGACGCTCGCGACCGACGACCTGCCGGCCATGTTCGACCAGGTGACGACGCTGGTGAAGAACACCGGCTCGACCTTCGCCTCGACCGAGCTCGTCTTCCGCTCCTTCCCGGCCGACCAGATCGTGATCGAGACCGAGGACGACGAAGACGACGAGGACGAGGACGGCGACGGAGCCGGCGACGACTCTCCGGAGGACGACGACCTGGACGAGGACGAAGGGCAGGGCAAGGGCGGGTCCGGCTCGCGATGA
- the amrB gene encoding AmmeMemoRadiSam system protein B, with protein MPLTPDDPPTKSRLIIPGAGEPAEKPRIILPPGTVRESAEDLPEYPRLRQLMILPVRDGERELLVVNDPMGIVPGQPVLPLESLAVLQLLDGTVSLTDISAAVMSESKDLRVGNMIRDFIAQLDELLMLESPRFERALAEARARYHALEIRPAALEGVSYPAEREALETMLDEHFAGAAAARDAAGSAAAGATVPRAVLAPHLDPRREGALMARAFLEIPVPPPAPLRVVILGTGHNLVGEFFALTRKHFQTPLGKAMTDTAFVDRVAAKLGESAYRGELAHRDEHSIEFQVLYLQRRLGGAPFTIVPILCGGFHRLLDEGRTPREDETVGALVEALREAESALGGTTVYVAGVDFSHVGPRFGDPRVVDEVRTEVRRVDEAAIAAAASGDADGWFGGIAAQDDATRICGFAPTYVMLRAAAPGAGRSLGYAQSEERDSSLVSVAAMAWP; from the coding sequence ATGCCGCTCACGCCCGACGATCCGCCGACCAAGTCGCGCCTCATCATTCCCGGCGCCGGGGAGCCCGCCGAGAAGCCCCGCATCATCCTGCCGCCCGGAACCGTGCGCGAGAGCGCCGAGGACCTGCCCGAGTACCCGCGGCTGCGGCAGCTCATGATCCTGCCCGTGCGCGACGGCGAGCGCGAGCTGCTGGTCGTCAACGACCCGATGGGCATCGTCCCGGGGCAGCCCGTGCTGCCGCTGGAATCGCTGGCGGTCCTGCAGCTGCTGGACGGCACGGTTTCGCTCACCGACATCAGCGCCGCGGTCATGAGCGAGAGCAAGGACCTGCGCGTGGGCAACATGATCCGCGACTTCATCGCGCAGCTCGACGAGCTGCTGATGCTCGAGTCGCCGCGCTTCGAACGCGCGCTCGCCGAGGCACGGGCCCGCTACCACGCGCTCGAGATCCGCCCGGCCGCGCTCGAAGGCGTTTCGTACCCGGCCGAACGCGAGGCGCTGGAGACGATGCTCGATGAGCACTTTGCCGGGGCGGCGGCCGCCCGCGACGCCGCGGGTTCCGCCGCGGCGGGCGCGACGGTCCCCCGTGCCGTGCTGGCGCCGCACCTCGATCCGCGCCGCGAGGGCGCGCTCATGGCGAGGGCCTTCCTCGAGATTCCCGTTCCCCCTCCGGCGCCGCTGCGGGTGGTGATCCTCGGCACGGGGCACAATCTCGTCGGCGAGTTCTTCGCGCTCACGCGCAAGCATTTCCAGACGCCGCTCGGCAAGGCGATGACCGACACCGCGTTCGTGGACCGCGTCGCCGCGAAGCTCGGCGAGTCCGCGTATCGCGGCGAACTGGCGCACCGCGACGAGCACTCGATCGAGTTCCAGGTGCTCTACCTGCAGCGCCGCCTCGGCGGCGCCCCGTTCACGATCGTTCCCATTCTGTGCGGCGGCTTCCACCGCCTGCTGGACGAAGGCCGCACCCCGCGCGAGGACGAGACGGTCGGCGCGCTCGTCGAAGCGCTGCGGGAGGCCGAGTCGGCGCTCGGCGGGACGACGGTCTATGTCGCGGGCGTGGATTTCTCCCATGTCGGCCCGCGCTTCGGCGATCCCCGCGTGGTGGACGAGGTCCGGACCGAGGTGCGCCGCGTGGACGAGGCCGCGATCGCCGCCGCGGCGTCGGGCGACGCGGACGGCTGGTTCGGCGGCATCGCGGCGCAGGACGACGCGACGCGCATCTGCGGCTTCGCGCCGACCTACGTGATGCTGCGCGCCGCCGCTCCCGGAGCGGGCCGTTCGCTCGGCTACGCGCAGAGCGAGGAGCGGGACTCGAGCCTGGTGAGCGTCGCGGCCATGGCATGGCCGTGA
- a CDS encoding EVE domain-containing protein, with product MAAWLFKTEPSDYAFADLVRDRRAVWEGISNALALIHLRKVKKGDVVVIYHTGAEKRAVGLAYAAGDPYTDPKLKDPKRAVVDLSPGQSLPSPVPLATFKTDLVLRATELVRNSRLSVMPLSDVQLARLLQLAGAWTS from the coding sequence ATGGCCGCCTGGCTCTTCAAGACGGAACCCTCGGACTACGCCTTCGCCGACCTGGTGCGCGATCGGCGGGCGGTCTGGGAGGGGATCTCGAACGCCCTCGCGCTGATCCACCTGCGCAAGGTGAAGAAGGGTGACGTGGTCGTGATCTACCACACCGGCGCCGAGAAGCGCGCCGTCGGCCTGGCGTACGCCGCCGGCGACCCGTACACGGACCCGAAGCTGAAGGACCCGAAGCGCGCCGTCGTGGACCTCTCCCCCGGCCAGTCGCTGCCCTCGCCCGTGCCGCTCGCGACCTTCAAGACGGACCTCGTGCTGCGTGCGACCGAGCTGGTGCGCAACTCGCGCCTGTCGGTGATGCCGCTCTCGGACGTGCAGCTCGCGCGGCTCCTGCAGCTCGCGGGAGCCTGGACGTCGTGA
- the ligA gene encoding NAD-dependent DNA ligase LigA, whose protein sequence is MTREQARRRIEQLAAEIREHDYRYYALDKPGISDAAYDRLFRELRELEEAHPELRAPDSPTLRVGGALRAGFRKVKHTSAMGSLESIMNEQEAREFDARVRKGLGLDEGLFAGEVVYSAEPKFDGLSIELVYEDGVLVRGSTRGDGETGEDVTENLRTIRAIPLRLREEGPAGGRRGQLAVRGEALMPLPEFEALNRRLIEDDEEPFANARNAAAGTVRQLDPALTASRRLDFYAYDLLSADEAGFDTQLDLLEGLRAWGFRVERSSRRCEGIEAVVAYHAAMAAKRDTLPYEIDGVVLKVNDRTTHARLGVRSRSPRYAFAFKFPPREEFTKVLDIVVQVGRTGKLTPVAQLQPVDVSGVTVSRATLHNQDEIDRKDVRVGDTVRVRRAGDVIPEVVEVLVDRRPRGTKAFVLPDACPVCGAKVVREGASHLCTNGLSCPAQLERHLTHFTSRGAMDIVGLGDKTVKQLLEKGLIRDLADIYHLTPIDLVGLEGFAEKSIENLSAAIEASKKPRLDRFLFALGIEHVGATVAGLLAGHFGALSGVMDAREEELQEIRGIGPEVAESVHHFFSNQRTRRVLERLLKAGVRPVAEARPPGPQPLDGETVVFTGGLETMPRPDAQRLAERAGAKVTSGVNRKVTLVVAGPGAGSKLEDAQRLGIKVISEAEFLKRVGAHR, encoded by the coding sequence GTGACGCGCGAGCAGGCCCGCCGGAGAATCGAGCAGCTCGCGGCGGAGATCCGTGAGCACGACTACCGCTACTACGCGCTCGACAAGCCGGGCATCTCCGACGCCGCGTACGACCGCCTGTTCCGCGAACTGCGCGAGCTCGAGGAGGCCCACCCGGAGCTGCGCGCGCCCGACTCGCCCACGCTGCGCGTCGGCGGCGCCCTGCGGGCCGGCTTTCGGAAGGTGAAGCACACGAGCGCGATGGGCTCGCTCGAGTCGATCATGAACGAGCAGGAGGCGCGCGAGTTCGACGCGCGGGTCAGGAAGGGGCTCGGACTCGACGAGGGCCTGTTCGCGGGCGAGGTGGTCTATTCCGCCGAGCCCAAGTTCGACGGGCTGAGCATCGAGCTCGTCTACGAGGACGGCGTGCTCGTGCGCGGCTCGACGCGCGGCGACGGCGAGACCGGCGAGGACGTGACCGAGAACCTTCGCACGATCCGCGCGATCCCGCTCCGCCTGCGCGAGGAGGGCCCCGCGGGCGGGCGGCGCGGGCAGCTCGCGGTGCGTGGCGAGGCGCTCATGCCGCTGCCCGAGTTCGAGGCGCTCAACCGGCGCCTCATCGAGGACGACGAGGAACCGTTCGCCAACGCGCGCAACGCGGCCGCGGGCACGGTGCGGCAGCTCGACCCGGCGCTCACCGCCTCCCGCCGGCTCGACTTCTACGCCTACGACCTGCTCTCCGCCGACGAAGCCGGGTTCGACACGCAGCTCGATCTGCTCGAAGGGCTGCGCGCGTGGGGATTCCGCGTCGAGCGCTCGTCGCGCCGCTGCGAGGGCATCGAAGCGGTGGTCGCCTATCACGCGGCGATGGCCGCGAAGCGCGACACGCTGCCCTACGAGATCGACGGCGTGGTGCTCAAGGTGAACGACCGCACGACGCACGCGCGGCTGGGCGTGCGCTCGCGCTCGCCGCGCTACGCGTTCGCGTTCAAGTTTCCGCCGCGCGAGGAGTTCACGAAGGTGCTCGACATCGTCGTGCAGGTCGGCCGCACCGGAAAGCTCACGCCGGTCGCTCAGCTCCAGCCCGTGGACGTCTCCGGGGTCACCGTCTCGCGGGCGACGCTGCACAACCAGGACGAGATCGACCGCAAGGACGTACGTGTCGGCGACACGGTGCGCGTGCGGCGCGCCGGCGACGTGATCCCCGAGGTCGTCGAAGTGCTGGTGGACCGGCGCCCGCGCGGCACGAAGGCGTTCGTCCTGCCCGATGCGTGCCCGGTGTGCGGCGCGAAGGTGGTGCGCGAGGGGGCTTCGCACCTGTGCACGAACGGCCTGTCGTGCCCGGCGCAGCTCGAGCGCCACCTGACGCACTTCACCTCGCGCGGGGCCATGGACATCGTCGGGCTCGGCGACAAGACGGTGAAGCAGCTGCTCGAGAAGGGCCTCATCAGGGACCTCGCCGACATCTATCACCTGACGCCCATTGACCTCGTCGGCCTCGAGGGGTTCGCCGAGAAGTCCATCGAGAACCTGTCGGCGGCGATCGAGGCGAGCAAGAAGCCGCGGCTCGACCGGTTCCTGTTCGCGCTCGGCATCGAGCACGTCGGAGCCACCGTCGCCGGCCTGCTGGCGGGCCACTTCGGCGCGCTGTCCGGCGTCATGGACGCGCGCGAGGAGGAGCTGCAGGAGATTCGCGGCATCGGGCCCGAGGTCGCCGAGAGCGTCCACCATTTCTTCTCGAACCAGCGCACGCGGCGCGTCCTCGAGCGGCTGCTGAAGGCCGGAGTGCGGCCGGTCGCCGAGGCGCGGCCGCCGGGCCCGCAGCCGCTGGACGGCGAGACGGTCGTGTTCACCGGCGGCCTCGAGACCATGCCGCGTCCCGACGCCCAGCGCCTCGCCGAACGCGCGGGCGCGAAGGTCACCTCGGGCGTCAACCGCAAGGTCACGCTGGTCGTGGCCGGCCCCGGCGCCGGCAGCAAGCTCGAGGACGCGCAGCGGCTCGGCATCAAGGTCATCAGCGAAGCCGAGTTCCTCAAGCGGGTCGGGGCACACCGATGA